A single Cryptosporangium phraense DNA region contains:
- a CDS encoding beta-glucosidase, producing MKDLTLEQKVRLLTGEDFWSLYAEPAIGLRKIVVSDGPAGVRGNNWDERDRSANIPSPTALAASWDRALVERLGRLLAAEARRKNVDVLLAPTVNLHRSPLGGRHFEAFSEDPLLSAELGAAYVRGVQSGGVGATVKHFVANDSETDRMSVDVTVDDRALREVYLAPFERIVREGVWAVMAAYNQVAGVTMTESPLLRSILQEEWGFDGVVMSDWFATRSTVAAANAALDLAMPGPDSPWGAALVAAVRAGEVPEAVIDDKVERLLRLASRVGALAGSAGSAIPPAPAVEIAALSREAAARGMVLVRNDGLLPLPPVRRLAVIGPNALHARTMGGGSASVSPTYTVTPLAGLAAALGDSVEIVSAEGCFPSEKLDPVPLEQIVDPADGTPGLRVRFLSASGAVLAEEHRESGRLTYLGSFAGADAAQVTAIELSARFTAAVAGEHALGAAGVGPFRLTVDGHDVLDQVIDPPGPDLVEAMMNPGQAVTAVRLAAGQTVDVVLTHSLPPGNTFPGAMLRLVAAAPRRTEDDELSYAESLAASADAVVVAVGTNEEVESEGYDRANLALPGRQDELVRRVLAANPRTVVVVNSGAPVVLPSAPAVLLTWFPGMEAGHALADVLLGVAEPGGRLPTTWPAAETDVPVYSTRPVDGGLTYAESIHVGHRGWLRSGASPAWWFGHGLGYTTWSYETVSVAGDGVSVQVRNTGPRAGREVVQVYASRPGSAVDRPVRWLAGFAVASAGPGETVTVEVSLPARAFEHWDAGGWAREEGSFTLHVGRSVVDTPLEVEWPGLKSGE from the coding sequence ATGAAGGATCTGACCCTGGAGCAGAAGGTCCGGCTGCTGACCGGCGAGGACTTCTGGTCGCTCTACGCCGAACCGGCGATCGGGCTGCGCAAGATCGTCGTGTCCGACGGCCCGGCCGGAGTACGTGGGAACAATTGGGACGAACGTGATCGGTCGGCGAACATTCCGTCGCCGACGGCGCTCGCGGCCTCCTGGGACCGGGCGCTGGTGGAGCGGCTCGGGCGACTGCTCGCCGCCGAGGCCCGGCGGAAGAACGTCGACGTGCTGCTCGCGCCGACCGTCAACCTGCACCGCTCGCCGCTCGGCGGCCGGCACTTCGAGGCGTTCTCCGAGGACCCGCTGCTCTCGGCCGAGCTCGGCGCGGCCTACGTGCGTGGCGTGCAGTCGGGTGGCGTCGGCGCGACCGTGAAGCACTTCGTCGCGAACGACAGCGAGACCGATCGGATGTCGGTCGACGTGACCGTCGACGACCGCGCGCTGCGCGAGGTGTACCTGGCGCCGTTCGAGCGGATCGTGCGCGAGGGCGTCTGGGCCGTGATGGCCGCGTACAACCAGGTCGCGGGCGTCACGATGACCGAGAGCCCGCTGCTGCGGTCGATCCTGCAGGAGGAGTGGGGCTTCGACGGCGTCGTCATGTCGGACTGGTTCGCGACCCGCTCGACCGTGGCGGCCGCGAACGCGGCCCTCGACCTGGCCATGCCCGGGCCCGACAGCCCGTGGGGCGCGGCCCTGGTCGCGGCCGTGCGGGCGGGCGAGGTGCCGGAGGCCGTCATCGACGACAAGGTGGAGCGGCTGCTGCGGCTGGCCTCGCGGGTCGGAGCGCTCGCCGGGTCCGCTGGCTCGGCGATCCCGCCGGCCCCGGCCGTCGAGATCGCGGCGCTCTCCCGCGAGGCCGCGGCCCGCGGGATGGTGCTGGTCCGCAACGACGGCCTGCTGCCGCTGCCGCCGGTCCGCCGGCTCGCCGTCATCGGTCCGAACGCCCTGCACGCGCGGACGATGGGCGGTGGCTCCGCCTCGGTCAGTCCGACGTATACGGTGACGCCGCTGGCCGGGCTGGCGGCCGCGCTCGGCGATTCCGTGGAGATCGTGTCGGCCGAGGGATGCTTCCCGTCCGAGAAGCTCGACCCGGTGCCGCTGGAGCAGATCGTCGACCCGGCCGACGGCACGCCGGGCCTGCGGGTTCGGTTCCTGTCCGCGTCCGGGGCCGTGCTGGCCGAGGAGCACCGGGAGAGCGGCCGCCTGACCTACCTGGGCAGCTTCGCGGGGGCCGACGCGGCCCAGGTGACCGCGATCGAGCTCTCGGCCCGGTTCACCGCGGCGGTGGCCGGAGAGCACGCGCTCGGGGCGGCCGGCGTCGGGCCGTTCCGGCTGACCGTCGACGGGCACGACGTGCTCGACCAGGTCATCGACCCGCCGGGGCCGGACCTGGTCGAGGCGATGATGAACCCGGGCCAGGCGGTGACGGCCGTGCGACTGGCCGCCGGCCAGACCGTCGACGTGGTGCTCACCCACTCGCTGCCGCCGGGCAACACGTTCCCGGGCGCGATGCTGAGGCTGGTCGCCGCCGCGCCCCGCCGGACCGAAGACGACGAGCTGTCGTACGCCGAGTCGCTGGCGGCCTCCGCTGATGCGGTCGTCGTCGCGGTCGGGACGAACGAGGAGGTCGAGAGCGAGGGCTACGACCGCGCGAACCTGGCGTTGCCCGGGCGGCAGGACGAGCTGGTGCGCCGGGTGCTGGCGGCCAACCCGCGGACGGTCGTGGTGGTCAACTCGGGGGCGCCGGTCGTGCTGCCTTCGGCGCCGGCTGTGCTGCTGACCTGGTTCCCCGGGATGGAGGCCGGCCACGCGCTGGCCGACGTCCTGCTCGGCGTGGCCGAGCCCGGGGGCCGGCTGCCCACGACCTGGCCGGCGGCCGAGACCGACGTGCCGGTGTACTCGACCCGGCCGGTCGACGGCGGGCTGACCTACGCGGAGTCGATCCACGTCGGGCACCGCGGGTGGCTCCGGTCGGGCGCCTCGCCGGCCTGGTGGTTCGGGCACGGGCTCGGGTACACCACGTGGTCGTACGAGACCGTCTCGGTAGCTGGTGACGGCGTGTCGGTGCAGGTCCGGAACACCGGCCCGCGGGCCGGCCGGGAGGTCGTCCAGGTGTACGCGTCCCGCCCCGGCAGCGCGGTGGACCGGCCGGTGCGCTGGCTGGCCGGCTTCGCCGTCGCGTCCGCCGGTCCGGGCGAGACGGTGACGGTCGAGGTGTCGCTGCCGGCCCGGGCCTTCGAACACTGGGACGCCGGAGGCTGGGCGCGGGAAGAGGGCAGCTTCACCCTGCACGTCGGCCGCTCGGTCGTCGACACGCCGCTCGAAGTTGAGTGGCCTGGGCTCAAGTCCGGGGAATGA
- a CDS encoding DnaJ C-terminal domain-containing protein, with protein MATTTSSDYYDVLGVERTASQEDIQRAYRKLARKYHPDVNSDPDAEDTFKRVNEANEVLSDPEARERYDKFSPQFGDDWRKVPSDYDPSAGARAHGFSGDGASFEDLLGGLFGGGSGFFSRGPMPGSDIEAEIELPIEDAYSGGRRSLTMQSAEGLRTIDVNIPAGVLDGQRIRLAGQGGEGYGEGAPRGDLYLRVRLAPHRRYRVDGRDLTVELPVTPWDATLGAKATVETLAGNVDVKVPAGSSSGRRLRLRGRGLPNSRGAAGDLYAEVKIVVPQRLTGRQRALWEELAGLESADAEGEAA; from the coding sequence GTGGCCACCACTACGAGCAGCGACTACTACGACGTGCTGGGCGTCGAGCGGACGGCGAGCCAGGAGGACATCCAGCGCGCCTACCGCAAGCTGGCCCGGAAGTATCACCCGGATGTGAACTCCGATCCGGACGCCGAGGACACGTTCAAGCGCGTGAACGAGGCCAACGAGGTCCTGAGCGACCCGGAGGCTCGCGAGCGCTACGACAAGTTCTCGCCGCAGTTCGGTGACGACTGGCGCAAGGTGCCGTCGGACTACGACCCTTCTGCTGGTGCGCGCGCTCACGGGTTTTCGGGGGACGGGGCGAGCTTCGAGGACCTGCTCGGCGGGCTGTTCGGGGGCGGGTCCGGCTTCTTCAGCCGGGGTCCGATGCCCGGCTCCGACATCGAGGCCGAGATCGAGCTCCCGATCGAGGACGCGTACTCCGGCGGGCGTCGCAGCCTGACGATGCAGTCCGCTGAGGGCCTCCGCACGATCGACGTCAACATCCCGGCCGGTGTGCTGGACGGCCAGCGGATCCGGCTGGCCGGTCAGGGTGGCGAGGGCTACGGCGAGGGCGCGCCCCGCGGTGACCTGTACCTCCGCGTGCGGCTCGCCCCGCACCGCCGCTACCGCGTCGACGGCCGCGACCTCACGGTCGAACTCCCGGTGACGCCCTGGGACGCGACCCTCGGCGCGAAGGCCACCGTGGAGACGCTCGCCGGGAATGTGGACGTGAAGGTACCGGCCGGTTCGTCGTCGGGACGTCGGCTGCGGCTGCGTGGCCGGGGGCTGCCTAATTCGCGGGGTGCCGCCGGTGACCTGTACGCCGAGGTGAAGATCGTCGTTCCGCAGCGTCTGACCGGTAGGCAGCGGGCGCTCTGGGAGGAGCTGGCCGGCCTGGAGTCGGCCGACGCCGAGGGCGAGGCCGCCTGA
- a CDS encoding DUF2277 domain-containing protein — protein sequence MCRNITELRGLQPPATDDEITAAAAQFVRKVTGIGKPNPSVAPKIDDAVHQIAHIMRDLLGELPERRGEPTTVPPLRRPQVRARLGLAPFEG from the coding sequence ATGTGCCGAAACATCACCGAGCTGCGGGGCCTCCAGCCGCCCGCGACCGACGACGAGATCACCGCGGCCGCGGCCCAGTTCGTCCGGAAGGTCACCGGGATCGGGAAGCCGAACCCGTCGGTGGCGCCGAAGATCGACGACGCCGTGCACCAGATCGCGCACATCATGCGCGACCTGCTGGGCGAGCTACCCGAGCGGCGCGGCGAGCCGACGACGGTGCCGCCGCTGCGCCGCCCGCAGGTGCGGGCTCGCCTGGGCCTGGCCCCGTTCGAGGGCTGA
- a CDS encoding acyl-CoA dehydrogenase family protein has translation MAVDRLLPSSEAADLLDLTRAIADKELAPRVDAHEKAETYPEGLFDMLGAAGLLGLPYPEEFGGGGQPYEVYLQVLEELAARWAAVAVATSVHGLSCYPVAMFGTRAQQERWLPDMLAGELIGGYSLSEPQAGSDAAALTCRADRDGDGYRITGTKAWITHGGKASYYALFVRAAGGISCFLAPGSVDGLTFGPPEQKMGLNAVPTTAAYWDGAFLDGDRLIGREGQGLQIAFSALDSGRLGIAACATGLAQAALDAAVGYANERTAFGRKIVDHQGLGFLLADMAAAVDSARATYVDAARRRDAGRPYSRQASVAKLIATDAAMKVTTDAVQVLGGYGYTRDFPVERYMREAKIMQIFEGTNQIQRLVISRTFATTPA, from the coding sequence ATGGCCGTCGACCGCCTACTCCCCTCGTCCGAGGCCGCGGATCTGCTCGACCTGACCCGCGCCATCGCCGACAAGGAGCTGGCCCCGAGAGTCGACGCCCACGAGAAGGCCGAGACCTACCCCGAGGGCCTGTTCGACATGCTCGGCGCGGCCGGGCTGCTCGGCCTGCCCTACCCGGAGGAGTTCGGCGGCGGTGGGCAGCCGTACGAGGTGTACCTGCAGGTTCTGGAGGAGCTGGCGGCCCGCTGGGCGGCGGTCGCGGTGGCGACCAGCGTGCACGGCCTGTCGTGCTATCCGGTCGCCATGTTCGGCACGCGTGCGCAGCAGGAGCGCTGGCTGCCGGACATGCTGGCCGGCGAGCTGATCGGCGGCTACAGCCTGTCGGAGCCCCAGGCCGGCTCGGACGCGGCCGCGCTCACCTGCCGCGCCGACCGCGACGGGGACGGCTACCGCATCACCGGCACCAAGGCCTGGATCACCCACGGCGGCAAGGCCTCGTACTACGCGCTGTTCGTGCGCGCGGCCGGCGGCATCTCGTGCTTCCTCGCCCCGGGTTCGGTCGACGGCCTCACGTTCGGGCCGCCCGAGCAGAAGATGGGCCTGAACGCGGTGCCGACCACTGCTGCCTACTGGGACGGAGCCTTCCTCGACGGCGACCGGCTGATCGGCCGCGAGGGCCAGGGTCTGCAGATCGCGTTCAGCGCGCTGGACTCCGGGCGCCTCGGCATCGCCGCGTGCGCGACCGGCCTGGCCCAGGCCGCGCTCGACGCCGCCGTCGGCTACGCCAACGAGCGCACGGCCTTCGGCCGCAAGATCGTCGATCACCAGGGCCTGGGGTTCCTGCTCGCCGACATGGCCGCCGCCGTCGATTCGGCTCGGGCCACCTATGTGGACGCTGCCCGCCGGCGCGATGCGGGCCGGCCGTACAGTCGCCAGGCCAGCGTCGCGAAGTTGATCGCCACGGACGCCGCGATGAAGGTCACGACGGACGCGGTTCAGGTGCTCGGGGGGTACGGGTATACGCGTGATTTTCCGGTCGAGCGGTATATGCGGGAGGCGAAGATCATGCAGATCTTCGAGGGCACGAACCAGATCCAGCGCCTGGTGATCAGCCGCACTTTCGCGACCACGCCGGCCTGA
- a CDS encoding TetR/AcrR family transcriptional regulator translates to MTSAPVRRGVARRTELLDALVALLLAEGFASFTLDDLAARLHCSKRTLYSIAGSKEQLVRTAVVHFFRGATAAVEDAVAREPDPAARITVYLQAVAVALRPASAAILDDVASFPPAAEIYERNTRAAARRIREFIDEGVAAGAFRATHTGFVADVVASTMVRIQQRQVAAATGLSDAEAYAELAALVTNGLAAP, encoded by the coding sequence ATGACCTCAGCACCCGTCCGGCGTGGCGTGGCCCGCCGCACCGAGCTGCTCGACGCGCTCGTCGCGCTGCTGCTCGCGGAGGGGTTCGCGTCGTTCACGCTCGACGACCTGGCCGCCCGGCTGCACTGCTCGAAACGCACGCTGTACTCGATCGCCGGGAGCAAGGAACAGCTGGTCCGCACCGCGGTCGTGCACTTCTTCCGGGGTGCGACCGCGGCCGTGGAGGACGCGGTCGCGCGCGAGCCCGACCCGGCCGCCCGGATCACCGTCTACCTCCAGGCGGTCGCGGTCGCGCTGCGGCCGGCGTCGGCGGCGATCCTCGACGACGTCGCGTCGTTCCCGCCGGCCGCCGAGATCTACGAGCGGAACACCCGGGCCGCCGCCCGCCGGATCCGCGAGTTCATCGACGAGGGCGTGGCCGCGGGCGCGTTCCGCGCGACGCACACCGGCTTCGTCGCCGACGTCGTCGCGTCGACGATGGTGCGGATCCAGCAGCGCCAGGTGGCCGCCGCGACCGGACTGTCGGACGCGGAGGCCTACGCCGAGCTCGCCGCGCTGGTCACTAACGGGCTAGCAGCTCCCTGA
- a CDS encoding alpha/beta fold hydrolase, giving the protein MKINGFDYQRVPVADGVSLQTAVAGTGSPIVLLHGFPETHLMWRHVAADLAADHTVLVPDLRGYGDSDKPAEASADTYSKRTMAADVVALAKAFGHDRFALAGHDRGALVAIRAGLDHPDTVTHLASLDVLPTLESWDVLRGVHGAVGWHLYLMAQPAGLPEKMIAAVADEFYGSFLDQWAGNSDAIPEDVRAEYLRASAAATPSIVADYRATAGIDVAHDTVDRDAGHRLAMPVTVLQQDWGAALGFDAEGIWSRWAADLDHRTTSAGHFMAEEAPAEVVKAIRELLAR; this is encoded by the coding sequence ATGAAGATCAACGGCTTCGACTACCAGCGCGTCCCGGTCGCCGACGGCGTGTCCCTGCAGACCGCGGTCGCCGGCACCGGCTCGCCGATCGTGCTGCTCCACGGCTTCCCCGAGACCCACCTGATGTGGCGCCACGTCGCCGCCGACCTGGCCGCCGACCACACGGTCCTGGTCCCCGACCTGCGCGGCTACGGCGACTCCGACAAGCCCGCCGAAGCGTCGGCCGACACCTACTCCAAGCGCACGATGGCCGCCGACGTCGTCGCGCTCGCGAAGGCGTTCGGCCACGACCGCTTCGCGCTCGCCGGCCACGACCGCGGTGCGCTGGTCGCGATCCGGGCCGGCCTCGACCATCCCGACACCGTCACCCACCTGGCCTCTCTCGACGTCCTCCCGACGCTGGAGAGCTGGGACGTGCTCCGGGGCGTGCACGGTGCGGTCGGCTGGCACCTGTACCTGATGGCGCAGCCCGCAGGCCTGCCGGAGAAGATGATCGCCGCGGTCGCCGACGAGTTCTACGGCTCGTTCCTCGACCAGTGGGCCGGCAATTCCGACGCGATCCCGGAAGACGTCCGGGCCGAGTACCTGCGGGCGTCGGCCGCAGCCACGCCGTCGATCGTCGCCGACTACCGCGCCACCGCCGGCATCGACGTCGCCCACGACACCGTCGATCGCGACGCCGGCCACCGCCTGGCGATGCCGGTCACCGTCCTCCAACAGGACTGGGGCGCCGCGCTCGGCTTCGACGCGGAGGGGATCTGGAGCCGGTGGGCCGCCGACCTCGACCACCGGACCACCAGCGCCGGCCATTTCATGGCCGAGGAGGCCCCGGCCGAGGTGGTGAAGGCGATCAGGGAGCTGCTAGCCCGTTAG
- a CDS encoding BTAD domain-containing putative transcriptional regulator, which yields MRFGVLGPLTASGPAGAVDLKGPAHRSVIARLLVARGRVVPVSVLVDDLWDGTSPEGAVGAVQTFVAALRKSLEPDRAPRAPARLLVTAGPGYALRASDVDAWEFEAEVTAAGWSGGGAADAAAAAGRLSAVLGLWRGPAYAEFAERPWARAEVARLDELRLLAIERRAEALLAAGRAAEAVADLEAFTDTHPARESGRRLLALALYRTGRPADALASLRRARRALAEADGLDPSPDLRRLEADILAQSPSLDPAPAGPLTVGTPPSNDVRPPGHERPHSDVDRLVGRERELRQLADAAEDAIARGRLRVGLIAGEAGAGKTALAEELAARVDGYGWTSATGTNPDDEGLPAAWPWTQILGSLARVVPSPPEPGASRFQWHRAVAAYLTDVATRAPLLLVVDDLHWAGPETLALFAALAAEPIAAPILLVATYRSTDPPRALADVLGRVARAEPARVYLGGLPADAIPAVVRGVIGHDVDASTAATIHRRTGGNPFFVRELARLVESGELDAVPPGVRDVVRYRIAGLASPVRDVLRRAAVLGPEIDPDLLEDADLTALEVATARGFLVERGPGRFAFAHALVRDALDADVSRSRRARWHTAAAELLERLRPGDVDALARHYLLADTPETAARAARYARAAAERAERRSAPLEAARLWRAALTAFDRAAAFEGGAASDGVTGFDGVAAGRAAGIDRAGGGGVADGDRAAGGGVANGDRVGGGGVANGDCAGGGGVVNGDGVGGGGAANGGRAGGGGVVNGGRAGGGGVADGDRAGGGGQRDRLDLIMGEVRALAVSGSLGRARGLRADAIALAESLGDPVLTAEVIGAFDVPAIWTDSDDPALARHIADVTERTLAALPPDRPATRARLLATLALELRNTGGDRAAAAAREAERIARDLGDPSVLAFALNARFMQSFGRAGLAPERAALGTEIVAIAQTADLPTFEILGHLILMQARSALADFVAADEHAAAADRLGERYDSPLVAVFTDWYRALRTAVTGRPSDAEAAYRAAAARLAATDMTGLDRGLLPFALLALRLQAGPPPTPALTGPELTGPELTGREPAGPELTGPEPAGPALASAGPALAGPAPAPAGSEPAPAGSEPAPAGSGLVSVGPEPAGSEPATADSEFASVGPAPAGPELAAVGHESAPTEPSGPGPRAGVPGGTDFGAFAPWCAPAGEIPPSPPDLLYEARTCLHALAALDANDHPTIERLYTDLLPAAGELAGAGSGLLTLGPVADYLALLADALNRPADAARHRADATRLRADATRPRANATAPTPLATATRHRHPPP from the coding sequence GTGCGATTCGGCGTGCTGGGCCCGCTGACGGCGTCCGGACCGGCGGGCGCGGTGGACCTGAAAGGGCCCGCGCACCGGTCGGTGATCGCGCGGTTGCTGGTGGCGCGAGGGCGGGTCGTGCCGGTGTCGGTGCTGGTCGACGATCTGTGGGACGGAACGTCGCCGGAGGGCGCGGTCGGGGCGGTGCAGACGTTCGTCGCCGCGCTGCGCAAGTCGCTGGAGCCGGATCGGGCGCCGCGAGCACCGGCTCGGCTGCTGGTGACCGCCGGGCCGGGGTACGCGTTGCGCGCGTCGGACGTGGATGCCTGGGAGTTCGAGGCCGAGGTCACGGCGGCCGGGTGGTCGGGCGGCGGGGCCGCGGACGCGGCCGCGGCCGCGGGGCGGTTGAGCGCGGTGCTCGGGTTGTGGCGGGGGCCGGCGTACGCGGAGTTCGCGGAGCGGCCGTGGGCGCGGGCCGAGGTCGCCCGGCTGGACGAGCTGCGGTTGCTGGCGATCGAGCGGCGCGCGGAGGCGCTGCTCGCGGCCGGCCGGGCGGCCGAGGCGGTCGCGGACCTCGAGGCGTTCACCGACACGCACCCGGCCCGCGAGAGCGGCCGCCGGCTGCTGGCGCTGGCCCTCTACCGCACCGGCCGGCCGGCCGACGCGCTCGCGTCGCTGCGCCGGGCCCGCCGGGCCCTCGCCGAGGCCGACGGCCTCGACCCCAGCCCCGACCTCCGCCGCCTGGAGGCCGACATCCTCGCCCAGTCCCCGTCCCTGGACCCGGCCCCCGCCGGTCCGCTGACCGTAGGAACTCCGCCGTCGAACGACGTCCGGCCTCCCGGCCACGAACGGCCGCATTCGGACGTCGATCGGCTGGTCGGACGCGAGCGGGAGCTACGGCAGCTGGCCGACGCGGCCGAGGACGCGATCGCGCGCGGACGCCTGCGGGTCGGGCTGATCGCCGGGGAGGCCGGGGCCGGAAAGACCGCGCTGGCCGAAGAGCTCGCGGCCCGGGTCGACGGCTACGGCTGGACGTCCGCGACCGGCACCAACCCCGACGACGAGGGGCTCCCGGCGGCCTGGCCGTGGACGCAGATCCTCGGGAGCCTCGCCCGGGTCGTGCCGAGCCCGCCCGAGCCCGGCGCCTCGCGCTTTCAGTGGCACCGGGCGGTGGCGGCCTACCTCACCGACGTGGCGACGCGGGCGCCGCTGCTGCTCGTCGTCGACGATCTGCACTGGGCCGGTCCGGAGACCCTGGCCCTGTTCGCGGCCCTGGCCGCCGAGCCGATCGCCGCGCCGATCCTGCTGGTCGCGACCTACCGCAGCACCGACCCGCCGCGGGCGCTGGCCGACGTCCTGGGTCGGGTCGCCCGGGCCGAGCCGGCCCGCGTCTACCTCGGTGGGCTCCCCGCCGACGCGATCCCGGCCGTCGTCCGGGGGGTGATCGGCCACGACGTGGACGCGTCGACCGCCGCGACCATCCACCGGCGCACCGGGGGTAACCCGTTCTTCGTCCGGGAGCTGGCCCGGCTCGTCGAGAGCGGCGAGCTGGACGCGGTGCCGCCGGGCGTCCGGGACGTCGTCCGGTACCGGATCGCCGGGCTGGCGTCGCCGGTGCGTGACGTACTGCGGCGGGCCGCGGTGCTCGGTCCGGAGATCGACCCGGACCTGCTCGAGGACGCCGACCTGACCGCGCTCGAGGTGGCCACCGCCCGGGGGTTCCTGGTCGAGCGGGGCCCGGGCCGGTTCGCGTTCGCCCACGCGCTGGTGCGGGATGCCCTGGATGCCGATGTGTCTCGCTCGCGCCGGGCCCGGTGGCACACGGCAGCGGCCGAGCTGCTCGAACGGCTCCGGCCGGGCGACGTCGACGCGCTGGCCCGGCACTACCTGCTCGCGGACACTCCGGAGACTGCGGCCCGCGCCGCCCGGTACGCCCGGGCCGCCGCCGAGCGCGCCGAGCGCCGGTCCGCCCCGCTCGAGGCCGCCCGCCTCTGGCGAGCCGCCCTCACCGCCTTCGACCGAGCCGCCGCGTTCGAGGGGGGCGCCGCTTCGGACGGGGTCACCGGCTTTGACGGGGTCGCCGCCGGCCGCGCCGCCGGCATCGATCGCGCGGGCGGCGGGGGTGTGGCCGATGGCGATCGCGCTGCGGGCGGGGGTGTGGCCAACGGCGATCGCGTCGGCGGCGGGGGTGTGGCCAACGGCGATTGCGCTGGCGGCGGGGGTGTGGTCAATGGCGATGGCGTCGGCGGCGGGGGTGCGGCCAACGGCGGTCGCGCGGGCGGCGGGGGTGTGGTCAATGGCGGTCGCGCTGGGGGTGGGGGCGTGGCCGATGGCGATCGTGCTGGCGGCGGGGGGCAGCGGGATCGGTTGGATCTGATCATGGGGGAGGTGCGGGCGCTCGCGGTCAGTGGCTCGCTCGGGCGGGCCCGGGGCCTGCGAGCCGACGCGATCGCGCTCGCCGAGAGCCTCGGCGACCCCGTCCTCACCGCCGAGGTCATCGGCGCGTTCGACGTCCCGGCGATCTGGACCGACAGCGACGACCCGGCCCTGGCCCGGCACATCGCCGACGTCACCGAACGGACGCTGGCCGCGCTCCCGCCCGACCGCCCGGCCACGCGGGCCCGGCTGCTCGCGACGCTCGCGCTCGAGCTCCGGAACACCGGTGGCGACCGGGCCGCCGCGGCCGCCCGGGAGGCCGAACGGATCGCCCGCGATCTCGGCGACCCGAGCGTCCTCGCGTTCGCCCTCAATGCCCGATTCATGCAGTCGTTCGGCCGCGCTGGCCTGGCGCCCGAACGCGCGGCCCTCGGAACCGAGATCGTCGCGATCGCGCAGACCGCGGACCTGCCGACGTTCGAGATCCTCGGCCACCTGATCCTGATGCAGGCCCGCTCCGCGCTGGCCGATTTCGTGGCCGCCGACGAGCACGCCGCCGCCGCCGACCGGCTCGGCGAACGCTACGACTCGCCGCTCGTCGCGGTGTTCACGGACTGGTACCGGGCGCTTCGGACCGCGGTGACCGGTCGGCCCTCGGACGCCGAGGCCGCCTACCGCGCCGCCGCGGCCCGCCTGGCCGCCACCGACATGACCGGCCTAGACCGAGGCCTGCTCCCGTTCGCCCTACTAGCCCTACGCCTCCAGGCCGGCCCGCCCCCCACCCCCGCGCTCACCGGCCCCGAGCTCACCGGCCCCGAGCTCACCGGCCGCGAGCCCGCCGGCCCCGAGCTCACCGGCCCCGAGCCCGCCGGCCCCGCGCTCGCGTCCGCCGGCCCTGCGCTCGCCGGCCCTGCGCCCGCGCCCGCAGGCTCCGAGCCCGCGCCTGCCGGTTCCGAGCCCGCGCCCGCCGGCTCCGGGCTCGTGTCGGTCGGCCCCGAGCCCGCTGGCTCCGAGCCTGCGACCGCCGACAGCGAGTTCGCGTCCGTCGGCCCCGCGCCGGCCGGCCCTGAGCTCGCGGCCGTCGGCCACGAGTCCGCGCCCACCGAGCCCAGCGGCCCGGGCCCCCGGGCCGGCGTCCCGGGCGGCACGGACTTCGGCGCGTTTGCGCCGTGGTGCGCCCCGGCCGGCGAGATTCCCCCGTCCCCGCCCGACCTGCTCTACGAGGCTCGCACCTGCCTCCACGCCCTGGCCGCCCTCGACGCGAACGACCACCCCACCATCGAGCGCCTCTACACCGACCTCCTCCCGGCCGCCGGCGAGCTCGCCGGCGCCGGCAGCGGCCTGCTCACGCTCGGCCCGGTCGCCGACTACCTGGCCCTTCTCGCCGACGCCCTGAACCGCCCGGCCGACGCCGCCCGCCACCGCGCCGACGCCACCCGCCTCCGCGCCGACGCCACCCGCCCGCGCGCCAACGCCACCGCGCCAACGCCACTCGCCACCGCCACCCGCCACCGCCACCCGCCTCCGTGA
- a CDS encoding neutral zinc metallopeptidase — translation MHVLSRSIRVLVASVGVAALVALTGCGPLDSTASKPTSAQASKPAAVAGDPSASPAGDSDAVVQNILDSVVAYWTEQFQSSGYTFKPADKVITYTKAGEASCSGTPLEAGNAFYCFGDNTIIYDAKWVQQYRDKIGDGFLYFLFSHEYGHSVQGQVGANMLLSITLELQADCLSGAYLGDSVRAGSIRLTDADVVSLKKSLMEVGDAPTDNAYGAWFGPLAHGTMEKRLAAFTRGYDSSYGACHLDSNKGVVLKSPKQV, via the coding sequence ATGCACGTTTTATCGAGGTCGATCCGCGTTCTGGTGGCGTCGGTCGGCGTCGCCGCGCTGGTCGCCCTGACCGGTTGCGGCCCGCTCGACTCCACCGCCTCCAAACCCACGTCCGCGCAGGCCAGCAAGCCGGCCGCGGTCGCCGGCGACCCGTCCGCGAGCCCGGCCGGCGACTCCGACGCGGTCGTGCAGAACATCCTCGACTCGGTTGTCGCCTATTGGACCGAACAATTCCAGTCCAGCGGCTACACGTTCAAGCCAGCCGACAAGGTGATCACGTACACCAAGGCCGGCGAGGCGAGCTGCAGCGGCACTCCACTCGAAGCCGGCAATGCGTTCTACTGCTTCGGCGACAACACGATCATCTACGACGCCAAATGGGTCCAGCAGTACCGCGACAAGATCGGCGACGGATTCCTTTACTTCCTCTTCTCCCACGAATACGGCCACTCGGTGCAGGGCCAGGTCGGCGCGAACATGCTGCTCAGCATCACGCTCGAACTGCAGGCCGATTGCCTGTCGGGCGCGTACCTGGGCGACTCGGTCCGGGCCGGCTCGATCCGGCTCACCGACGCCGACGTCGTCTCGCTGAAGAAGTCGCTGATGGAGGTCGGCGACGCGCCGACCGACAACGCGTACGGTGCCTGGTTCGGCCCGCTGGCCCACGGGACGATGGAGAAGCGGCTGGCCGCCTTCACTCGCGGCTACGACAGCTCGTACGGCGCCTGCCACCTCGACTCCAACAAGGGCGTGGTCCTGAAGTCCCCCAAGCAGGTGTGA